A part of Gossypium hirsutum isolate 1008001.06 chromosome A07, Gossypium_hirsutum_v2.1, whole genome shotgun sequence genomic DNA contains:
- the LOC107953286 gene encoding uncharacterized protein, producing MALSEVERPELSADHTLALPQRYLDFNVEPDDKQQANELLGSRMSHHPKLNVTPSRGEELQIQDDFSHSLPRHHFGLNGESPVMEQETEVLGSRMCYPQDDKEAYFRGEMQQLQQDCAMEVYPFPNDDVFSTNEGSTPHISATEEVCINSQSSMEHPKKRIIDLRKIRESWISTLTQTSDESDDEILDIGYQGQRYSDEDSSLPRNSPQMLEFTQLTNRKSVKQRLGGPCRVNYPSPPHRKSIKQRLGPSCQVHHNRTSVKQRLWPSYQVHSSISIPRIERHKPSKLAKEKVNEFCKRVQARGVVSHPVKRGRTIPPEDSDEFEQLTHGTYFKFVKVLNENPAQRRKYTNKGEVETIKCFVCGSKSEDFVNTLSLAMHAFASQKVGCRVEHMGLHKALCLLMGWDSVAVSKGIWAPKTLPDAEALAMKEDLVVWPPVVILHNGSIGTTNSGDRIVVSIEELEAFLREAGFGRGISKVCHGKPVNQSIMVVIFHGTFSGLQEAERLHKLYAENKHGSAETQRVNCNSGETQHKLEDVLYGYLGIAGDLDKLDIKTKSHSIVKSKKGIYAIADAHLDIE from the exons ATGGCGCTTTCGGAAGTTGAAAGACCGGAGTTATCTGCAGATCATACTCTTGCTTTACCCCAACGCTATCTTGATTTTAATGTTGAACCCGATGATAAACAGCAAGCAAATGAGCTTCTGGGTTCTAGGATGAGCCATCATCCTAAACTAAATGTAACGCCTTCGCGTGGTGAAGAGCTGCAAATACAAGATGATTTCAGCCATTCCTTGCCTCGTCATCATTTTGGTTTAAATGGAGAATCGCCGGTGATGGAGCAAGAAACTGAAGTTCTGGGTTCAAGAATGTGTTATCCTCAGGATGACAAGGAAGCTTATTTTCGTGGTGAAATGCAGCAGTTGCAGCAAGATTGTGCCATGGAAGTCTATCCCTTTCCGAATGATGATGTTTTCAGTACCAATGAAGGTAGCACCCCACATATTTCAGCAACAGAGGAGGTATGCATCAATAGCCAGTCTTCAATGGAACATCCTAAGAAACGTATTATCGACCTGAGGAAGATTAGAGAGAGTTGGATTAGTACATTAACTCAAACTTCTGATGAGTCAGATGATGAGATTCTTGATATCGGATATCAAGGTCAACGATATAGTGACGAAGATTCCAGTCTTCCAAGGAACTCTCCTCAAATGCTAGAATTTACGCAACTCACTAATAGGAAAAGTGTAAAGCAGCGTTTGGGGGGGCCTTGTCGAGTTAATTATCCTTCTCCTCCGCATAGGAAAAGCATAAAGCAACGATTGGGGCCATCTTGTCAAGTTCACCATAATAGGACATCTGTAAAACAGCGTTTATGGCCATCCTATCAAGTTCatagttcaatttccattcctaGGATTGAAAGGCATAAACCGAGCAAACTGGCAAAGGAAAAGGTTAATGAGTTTTGCAAAAGGGTTCAAGCTCGAGGTGTTGTTTCACATCCTGTGAAACGTGGAAGGACTATTCCACCTGAGGACTCCGATGAGTTCGAGCAGCTAACACATGGCACTTATTTTAAATTCGTCAAAGTGTTGAATGAGAACCCAGCTCAAAGAAGGAAATACACAAATAAAGGAGAAGTTGAGACCATAAAATGCTTTGTATGTGGCAG CAAATCCGAAGATTTTGTCAATACTCTAAGCTTAGCGATGCATGCCTTCGCTTCCCAAAAGGTTGGGTGTAGAGTAGAGCACATGGGTTTGCACAAAGCCCTTTGTTTGTTGATGGGATGGGACTCAGTGGCAGTTTCTAAAGGTATATGGGCCCCTAAGACACTGCCTGATGCTGAAGCCTTGGCTATGAAGGAAGATCTTGTTGTCTGGCCTCCTGTTGTTATCTTGCATAACGGTTCTATAGGAACTACAAATTCAGGTGATCGAATTGTTGTAAGTATCGAGGAGCTTGAGGCATTTCTCAGGG AGGCGGGGTTTGGTCGGGGGATATCAAAGGTGTGTCATGGGAAACCGGTAAATCAGAGTATTATGGTAGTTATCTTCCACGGAACCTTTTCAGGGCTACAAGAAGCCGAGAGACTTCATAAGTTGTACGCAGAGAACAAACACGGGAGCGCTGAAACTCAGCGAGTCAATTGCAACAGTGGAGAAACGCAACACAAGTTGGAAGACGTGTTATATGGCTACTTGGGAATAGCTGGCGACTTGGATAAACTCGATATCAAGACAAAAAGTCATTCGATAGTTAAAAGCAAGAAGGGAATCTATGCCATTGCTGATGCTCATCTTGACATTGAATGA